In Ascochyta rabiei chromosome 18, complete sequence, one DNA window encodes the following:
- a CDS encoding Exopolyphosphatase, translated as MKMATPRNSLRGFLTHAKNDLRSAISSNQKVTLVIGNESADLDSMTCQILYAYVRSMAPPKNAFTPLYIPVTNMPAAGISMRPEFLAVFKYANIEPTHLITLDDLPALSEIQGKLKPENTKWILVDHNALQGQLGTIYASRVQGVIDHHDDEGRVPKETGDEPRIVEKSGSCTSLVTNYVGPTWDMLSGSALSSGAAHAQGDSLSDDDAAVKRWDASVAQLGLASILIDTSKLEDPNKTTDGDRRAAEYLESKVMLCPQLAVSYDRAALYESIDAAKKDIGPLKLQDILQKDYKVWEQDDGQKLGISSVVKKIEFLQKKAGDEAGEPSEQAFLDSLKSFAEERKLDLYSIMTTSTSSSGEFQRELLLWAFTDKAVSWAKSFAESSRDELGLADWDGSERVGRGEDSGQWRRVWWQRQVQHSRKRVAPLLRQAQG; from the exons ATGAAAATGGCCACACCCAGAAACTCATTGCGTGGCTTCCTCACGCACGCCAAGAATGATCTGCGCTCCGCCATCAGCTCGAACCAAAAGGTGACGCTGGTGATTGGCAACGAGTCGGCTG ATCTCGACTCGATGACTTGTCAGATTCTGTATGCGTATGTCCGCTCCATGGCACCGCCCAAGAACGCGTTCACGCCACTGTATATTCCCGTGACCAACATGCCGGCTGCTGGCATTTCTATGCGGCCAGAGTTTCTGGCCGTGTTCAAGTATGCGAATATAGAGCCGACGCATCTCATCACGCTCGATGACCTCCCGGCGCTGTCGGAGATTCAAGGCAAGCTGAAGCCTGAGAATACCAAATGGATTCTCGTGGACCACAACGCGCTGCAGGGCCAGCTCGGTACCATCTACGCCAGTCGTGTGCAGGGAGTCATCGACCATCACGACGACGAAGGGCGGGTACCTAAAGAGACTGGTGACGAGCCCCGCATTGTTGAAAAGAGCGGGAGTTGCACAAGTCTGGTCACGAACTACGTCGGACCCACATGGGACATGTTGTCGGGCTCGGCGCTGTCTTCGGGCGCTGCCCACGCCCAAGGCGACAGCTTGTCCGACGACGATGCTGCTGTCAAACGATGGGATGCAAGCGTGGCCCAGTTGGGACTGGCGAGCATCCTCATCGACACGTCGAAGCTCGAAGACCCCAACAAAACCACAGATGGCGATCGCAGGGCTGCCGAGTATCTGGAATCTAAGGTGATGCTCTGTCCGCAGCTTGCGGTGAGCTATGACCGCGCGGCGTTGTACGAATCCATCGACGCTGCGAAGAAGGACATTGGGCCGTTGAAGCTGCAAGACATACTGCAGAAGGATTACAAGGTGTGGGAGCAGGACGACGGGCAGAAGCTCGGCATCAGCTCCGTGGTGAAGAAGATTGAGTTCCTGCAGAAAAAGGCAGGCGACGAAGCAGGCGAGCCGTCTGAGCAGGCGTTTCTCGACTCTCTGAAGTCGTTTGCCGAGGAGCGCAAACTCGATTTATACAGCATCATGACGACAAGCACGTCGTCGAGTGGAGAGTTCCAGCGCGAGCTCCTCCTCTGGGCCTTTACGGACAAAGCAGTGTCATGGGCAAAGTCGTTTGCAGAGAGCTCGCGCGACGAGCTGGGCCTGGCCGACTGGGATGGGTCGGAGAGAGTGGGGCGCGGCGAGGACAGCGGACAGTGGAGGAGGGTGTGGTGGCAGCGACAGGTGCAGCACAGTCGGAAGCGTGTCGCGCCGTTGCTCAGACAGGCCCAAGGTTGA